A region of Arabidopsis thaliana chromosome 5, partial sequence DNA encodes the following proteins:
- a CDS encoding Adenine nucleotide alpha hydrolases-like superfamily protein (Adenine nucleotide alpha hydrolases-like superfamily protein; FUNCTIONS IN: molecular_function unknown; INVOLVED IN: response to stress; LOCATED IN: cellular_component unknown; EXPRESSED IN: root; CONTAINS InterPro DOMAIN/s: UspA (InterPro:IPR006016), Rossmann-like alpha/beta/alpha sandwich fold (InterPro:IPR014729); BEST Arabidopsis thaliana protein match is: U-box domain-containing protein kinase family protein (TAIR:AT2G45910.1); Has 350 Blast hits to 349 proteins in 13 species: Archae - 0; Bacteria - 0; Metazoa - 0; Fungi - 0; Plants - 350; Viruses - 0; Other Eukaryotes - 0 (source: NCBI BLink).): MQRRSNEIEEEEEQEDGRRRLESVRESQLEGRSSGTVSMNGEDNVYVGVGKGDSSMEALRWAIDNLMTSSSTLLFLIHVFPETRFIPYPLGRITRERASQEQVESFMSQEREKRRTLLLKFLHACSASKVKVETILVESDSVAKAVQDLITILNIRKLVLGIDKSNARKASTMKGNSVPELIMRSSAADVCEVKVICQGKEINMEQTMMESSPAKSPIVQRQKKDQPVDPFACICFISKPKTNR, translated from the exons atgCAACGGAGGAGCAATGAGatagaggaggaggaggaacaagAAGATGGAAGGAGAAGACTGGAGAGCGTGAGAGAGAGCCAGTTGGAAGGGAGAAGCAGCGGAACAGTGTCCATGAACGGAGAGGACAACGTCTATGTTGGGGTTGGGAAAGGAGACTCAAGTATGGAGGCATTGCGTTGGGCTATTGACAACCTAatgacttcttcttctactcttcTTTTCCTCATCCATGTCTTCCCTGAGACTCGCTTCATTCCTTACCCCT TGGGGAGGATAACGAGGGAGAGAGCAAGTCAAGAACAAGTAGAAAGCTTTATGTCTCAGGAaagggaaaagagaagaactCTGTTGCTCAAGTTCCTTCATGCCTGCTCTGCTTCTAAG GTGAAGGTGGAGACAATACTGGTTGAGAGTGACTCGGTCGCTAAGGCTGTACAAGACCTCATTACCATTCTTAACATTAGGAAGCTTGTTCTTGGGATCGACAAGTCTAATGctag GAAAGCATCCACAATGAAAGGAAACAGTGTCCCTGAACTGATAATGAGGAGCTCCGCAGCAGACGTGTGTGAGGTTAAAGTCATATGCCAAGGGAAAGAGATAAATATGGAGCAGACGATGATGGAGAGCAGCCCAGCTAAGTCCCCAATAGTGCAGCGGCAAAAGAAAGATCAACCTGTTGACCCTTTTGCTTGCATTTGCTTTATCAGTAAGCCCAAAACTAACAGATAA
- the GAUT4 gene encoding galacturonosyltransferase 4 (galacturonosyltransferase 4 (GAUT4); FUNCTIONS IN: polygalacturonate 4-alpha-galacturonosyltransferase activity, transferase activity, transferring glycosyl groups; INVOLVED IN: carbohydrate biosynthetic process; LOCATED IN: endomembrane system; EXPRESSED IN: 22 plant structures; EXPRESSED DURING: 13 growth stages; CONTAINS InterPro DOMAIN/s: Glycosyl transferase, family 8 (InterPro:IPR002495); BEST Arabidopsis thaliana protein match is: galacturonosyltransferase 1 (TAIR:AT3G61130.1); Has 30201 Blast hits to 17322 proteins in 780 species: Archae - 12; Bacteria - 1396; Metazoa - 17338; Fungi - 3422; Plants - 5037; Viruses - 0; Other Eukaryotes - 2996 (source: NCBI BLink).), with amino-acid sequence MMVKLRNLVLFFMLLTVVAHILLYTDPAASFKTPFSKRDFLEDVTALTFNSDENRLNLLPRESPAVLRGGLVGAVYSDKNSRRLDQLSARVLSATDDDTHSHTDISIKQVTHDAASDSHINRENMHVQLTQQTSEKVDEQPEPNAFGAKKDTGNVLMPDAQVRHLKDQLIRAKVYLSLPSAKANAHFVRELRLRIKEVQRALADASKDSDLPKTAIEKLKAMEQTLAKGKQIQDDCSTVVKKLRAMLHSADEQLRVHKKQTMFLTQLTAKTIPKGLHCLPLRLTTDYYALNSSEQQFPNQEKLEDTQLYHYALFSDNVLATSVVVNSTITNAKHPLKHVFHIVTDRLNYAAMRMWFLDNPPGKATIQVQNVEEFTWLNSSYSPVLKQLSSRSMIDYYFRAHHTNSDTNLKFRNPKYLSILNHLRFYLPEIFPKLSKVLFLDDDIVVQKDLSGLWSVDLKGNVNGAVETCGESFHRFDRYLNFSNPLISKNFDPRACGWAYGMNVFDLDEWKRQNITEVYHRWQDLNQDRELWKLGTLPPGLITFWRRTYPLDRKWHILGLGYNPSVNQRDIERAAVIHYNGNLKPWLEIGIPRYRGFWSKHVDYEHVYLRECNINP; translated from the exons ATGATGGTGAAGCTTCGCAatcttgttcttttcttcatgCTCCTCACCGTCGTTGCTCATATCCTTCTCTACACCGATCCCGCTGCCTCCTTCAAGACCCCCTTTT CTAAACGCGATTTCCTCGAGGACGTAACCGCCTTG ACTTTCAATTCCGATGAGAATCGtttgaatcttcttcctcgg GAATCTCCCGCTGTGCTCAGAGGAGGACTCGTCGGTGCTGTCTATTCCGATAAGAATTCACGGCGGCTAG ACCAATTGTCTGCTCGAGTTCTTTCCGCCACCGACGATGATACTCACTCACATACTGACATTTCCATCAAACAAGTCACTCATGATGCAGCCTCAGACTCGCATATTAATAGG GAAAATATGCATGTTCAATTGACCCAACAAACCTCTGAAAAAGTTGATGAGCAACCAGAGCCTAATGCTTTTGGAGCTAAGAAAGATACTGGAAACGTGTTGATGCCTGATGCTCAAGTGAGGCATCTTAAAGATCAGCTTATTAGGGCAAAGGTTTATCTTTCCCTTCCATCTGCAAAGGCCAATGCTCATTTTGTGAGAGAGCTTCGACTCCGTATTAAAGAAGTTCAACGGGCACTTGCAGATGCCTCCAAGGATTCGGATCTGCCAAAGAC TGCTATAGAAAAGCTAAAAGCAATGGAGCAAACACTGGCCAAAGGCAAGCAGATCCAAGATGACTGTTCTACAGTGGTCAAGAAGCTACGTGCTATGCTCCACTCCGCAGATGAGCAGCTACGGGTCCATAAGAAGCAAACCATGTTTTTGACTCAATTGACTGCTAAGACCATTCCTAAAGGACTTCACTGCCTTCCTCTGCGCCTCACTACAGACTATTATGCTTTAAATTCATCTGAACAACAATTTCCAAATCAGGAGAAACTAGAAGATACTCAGCTGTATCACTATGCCCTTTTCTCTGATAATGTTTTGGCTACGTCAGTTGTTGTTAACTCTACCATAACCAATGCAAAG CATCCCTTAAAGCATGTCTTCCACATCGTCACAGACAGACTCAATTATGCGGCAATGAGGATGTGGTTCCTGGACAATCCACCTGGCAAAGCCACCATCCAGGTTCAGAATGTTGAAGAATTTACATGGCTGAATTCAAGCTACAGTCCCGTTCTCAAACAGCTTAGTTCTAGATCGATGATAGATTATTACTTCAGAGCCCACCATACAAATTCAGACACCAACTTGAAGTTCCGGAATCCAAAATACTTATCGATCCTTAATCATCTTCGTTTTTACTTGCCTGAGATCTTTCCCAAGCTCAGCAAAGTGCTCTTCTTGGATGATGATATAGTTGTGCAGAAGGACCTTTCTGGTCTTTGGTCAGTTGATCTGAAAGGTAATGTTAACGGTGCTGTAGAGACGTGTGGGGAAAGCTTTCATCGCTTTGACCGTTATCTGAACTTCTCAAATCCACTCATTTCCAAGAACTTTGACCCTCGAGCTTGTGGTTGGGCGTATGGTATGAATGTCTTTGATCTGGATGAATGGAAGAGGCAAAACATCACAGAAGTTTATCATCGATGGCAGGATCTG AATCAAGACCGAGAATTGTGGAAGCTAGGGACGTTGCCGCCTGGTCTAATCACATTTTGGAGACGAACATATCCGCTAGACCGGAAATGGCACATACTAGGGCTTGGATACAACCCGAGTGTGAACCAAAGGGATATTGAGAGGGCAGCCGTGATACACTATAATGGCAACCTCAAACCATGGCTAGAGATTGGGATTCCAAGATACAGAGGCTTCTGGTCAAAGCATGTAGACTATGAGCACGTTTATCTCAGAGAATGCAACATCAATCCTTAG
- the PGLP2 gene encoding 2-phosphoglycolate phosphatase 2 gives MAPQLLSSSNFKSLFDSVDTFLFDCDGVIWKGETLIDGVSQTLDLIRSKGKNVVFVTNNSVKSRRQYAEKFRSLGVTSITQDEIFSSSFAAAMYLKVNNFPKDKKVYVIGGEGVLEELQIAGFTGLGGPEDGEKKAQWKSNSLFEHDKSVGAVVVGLDPNINYYKLQYGTLCVRENPGCLFIATNRDAVGHMTDLQEWPGMVTRLLGLIAQNSSLVVTASNSYS, from the exons ATGGCGCCTCAGCTTCTCTCCTCCAGTAacttcaaatctctctttgaCTCTGTCGATACGTTCCTCTTCGACTGCGATG GTGTTATATGGAAGGGTGAAACGCTCATCGATGGCGTCTCCCAAACTCTCGACCTTATCCGTTCTAAG GGTAAAAATGTTGTCTTTGTGACCAACAATTCCGTAAAATCGAGGAGGCAATACGCTGAAAAGTTCCGATCTTTGGGTGTCACTTCTATTACTCAG GATGAGATCTTCTCTTCGTCATTTGCGGCAGCTATGTATCTCAAAGTCAATAACTTTCCTAAGGACAAGAAG GTTTATGTGATTGGTGGAGAGGGTGTTCTTGAGGAGCTGCAGATTGCCGGTTTTACAGGTCTTGGTGGTCCT GAAGATGGTGAAAAGAAGGCACAATGGAAATCAAACTCTCTCTTTGAACATGATAAAAGT GTGGGAGCAGTTGTAGTTGGACTAGACCCCAACATTAACTACTATAAGCTTCA GTACGGGACTCTCTGTGTACGCGAGAATCCGGGATGTCTCTTCATTGCGACCAACCGTGATGCAGTAGGACATATGACGGATCTGCAAGAGTGGCCTGGTATGGTCACTAGACTCTTAGGCCTCATTGCCCAGAATAGCAGCTTGGTTGTCACAGCATCAAATTCTTACTCGTAA
- the FPS1 gene encoding farnesyl diphosphate synthase 1 (farnesyl diphosphate synthase 1 (FPS1); FUNCTIONS IN: dimethylallyltranstransferase activity, geranyltranstransferase activity; INVOLVED IN: farnesyl diphosphate biosynthetic process, isoprenoid biosynthetic process; EXPRESSED IN: 24 plant structures; EXPRESSED DURING: 14 growth stages; CONTAINS InterPro DOMAIN/s: Terpenoid synthase (InterPro:IPR008949), Polyprenyl synthetase (InterPro:IPR000092); BEST Arabidopsis thaliana protein match is: farnesyl diphosphate synthase 2 (TAIR:AT4G17190.1); Has 1807 Blast hits to 1807 proteins in 277 species: Archae - 0; Bacteria - 0; Metazoa - 736; Fungi - 347; Plants - 385; Viruses - 0; Other Eukaryotes - 339 (source: NCBI BLink).): MSVSCCCRNLGKTIKKAIPSHHLHLRSLGGSLYRRRIQSSSMETDLKSTFLNVYSVLKSDLLHDPSFEFTNESRLWVDRMLDYNVRGGKLNRGLSVVDSFKLLKQGNDLTEQEVFLSCALGWCIEWLQAYFLVLDDIMDNSVTRRGQPCWFRVPQVGMVAINDGILLRNHIHRILKKHFRDKPYYVDLVDLFNEVELQTACGQMIDLITTFEGEKDLAKYSLSIHRRIVQYKTAYYSFYLPVACALLMAGENLENHIDVKNVLVDMGIYFQVQDDYLDCFADPETLGKIGTDIEDFKCSWLVVKALERCSEEQTKILYENYGKPDPSNVAKVKDLYKELDLEGVFMEYESKSYEKLTGAIEGHQSKAIQAVLKSFLAKIYKRQK, translated from the exons ATGAGTgtgagttgttgttgtaggaATCTGGGCAAGACAATAAAAAAGGCAATACCTTCACATCATTTGCATCTGAGAAGTCTTGGTGGGAGTCTCTATCGTCGTCGTATCCAAAGCTCTTCAATGGAGACCGATCTCAAGTCAACCTTTCTCAACGTTTATTCTGTTCTCAAGTCTGACCTTCTTCATGACCCTTCCTTCGAATTCACCAATGAATCTCGTCTCTGGGTTGATCGG ATGCTGGACTACAATGTACGTGGAG ggAAACTCAATCGGGGTCTCTCTGTTGTTGAcagtttcaaacttttgaaGCAAGGCAATGATTTGACTGAGCAAGAGGTTTTCCTCTCTTGTGCTCTCGGTTGGTGCATTGAATGG CTCCAAGCTTATTTCCTTGTGCTTGATGATATTATGGATAACTCTGTCACTCGCCGTGGTCAACCTTGCTGGTTCAGAGTTCCTCAG GTTGGTATGGTTGCCATCAATGATGGGATTCTACTTCGCAATCACATCCACAGGATTCTCAAAAAGCATTTCCGTGATAAGCCTTACTATGTTGACcttgttgatttgtttaatGAG GTTGAGTTGCAAACAGCTTGTGGCCAGATGATAGATTTGATCACCACCTTTGAAGGAGAAAAGGATTTGGCCAAGTACTCATTGTCAAT CCACCGTCGTATTGTCCAGTACAAAACGGCTTATTACTCATTTTATCTCCCT GTTGCTTGTGCGTTGCTTATGGCCGGCGAAAATTTGGAAAACCATATTGATGTGAAGAATGTTCTTGTTGACATGGGAATCTACTTCCAAGTGCAG GATGATTATCTGGATTGTTTTGCTGATCCCGAGACGCTTGGCAAG ATAGGAACAGATATAGAAGATTTCAAATGCTCGTGGTTGGTGGTTAAGGCATTAGAGCGCTGCAGCGAAGAACAAACTAAGATATTATAT GAGAACTATGGTAAACCCGACCCATCGAACGTTGCTAAAGTGAAGGATCTCTACAAAGAGCTGGATCTTGAG GGAGTTTTCATGGAGTATGAGAGCAAAAGCTACGAGAAGCTGACTGGAGCGATTGAGGGACACCAAAGTAAAGCAATCCAAGCAGTGCTAAAATCCTTCTTGGCTAAGATCTACAAGAGGCAGAAGTAG
- the D6PKL2 gene encoding D6 protein kinase like 2 (D6 protein kinase like 2 (D6PKL2); FUNCTIONS IN: kinase activity; INVOLVED IN: protein amino acid phosphorylation; LOCATED IN: nucleolus, nucleus, cytoplasm; EXPRESSED IN: 22 plant structures; EXPRESSED DURING: 13 growth stages; CONTAINS InterPro DOMAIN/s: Protein kinase, catalytic domain (InterPro:IPR000719), Serine/threonine-protein kinase domain (InterPro:IPR002290), Serine/threonine-protein kinase-like domain (InterPro:IPR017442), Protein kinase-like domain (InterPro:IPR011009), Serine/threonine-protein kinase, active site (InterPro:IPR008271); BEST Arabidopsis thaliana protein match is: D6 protein kinase like 1 (TAIR:AT4G26610.1); Has 1807 Blast hits to 1807 proteins in 277 species: Archae - 0; Bacteria - 0; Metazoa - 736; Fungi - 347; Plants - 385; Viruses - 0; Other Eukaryotes - 339 (source: NCBI BLink).) yields MASTRKPSGHGAEVEAQKRSSSNSSTKSAKAETFEPMQLQRSVTNPRAVGIPESKRLPESFRKRSSDPAVCKPDFSSLSTVLEHVDSLTIDEKKTSGFGSVKTSSASAKLSDGTSSLGKTSGSAKLSGRLDFMESGKSSICRGSTSSDVSDESSCSSFSSTVNKPHKANDLRWEAIQAVRVRDGLLGLSHFRLLKRLGCGDIGSVYLSELSGTKCYFAMKVMDKTSLASRKKLLRAQTEREILQSLDHPFLPTLYTHFETEKFSCLVMEFCPGGDLHTLRQRQPGKHFSEQAVKFYIAESLLALEYLHMLGIVYRDLKPENVLVREDGHIMLSDFDLSLRCLVSPTLVKSAAIESDPLRKNVYCVQPACIEPSCIQPSCTVPTTCFSPRLFSSKSKKDRKPKNDTANQVRPLPELVAEPTDARSMSFVGTHEYLAPEIIKGEGHGSAVDWWTFGIFLYELLFGRTPFKGSGNRQTLFNVVGQPLRFPETPVVSFAARDLIRGLLMKEPQQRLGFKRGATEVKQHPFFEGVNWALIRCATPPEIPKPVELEKGAVSVAEAPSSQKTAAGLVLNAQKGSDNYLEFDFF; encoded by the exons ATGGCGTCCACTCGTAAACCCAGTGGTCATGGAGCTGAAGTCGAAGCTCAGAAGCGCTCCTCTTCGAATAGTAGTACTAAGTCAGCCAAAGCCGAGACTTTTGAGCCGATGCAATTACAAAGATCAGTAACAAACCCAAGAGCTGTTGGAATTCCGGAGAGTAAACGGTTGCCAGAGTCTTTTAGGAAGCGATCTAGCGACCCGGCTGTTTGTAAACCCGATTTCAGCTCCCTATCCACTGTTCTTGAGCATGTAGATTCATTGACcattgatgaaaagaaaacatctgGCTTTGGCAGCGTCAAGACCAGCTCTGCTTCAGCCAAATTGAGTGATGGTACGAGCAGTCTTGGCAAGACTAGTGGAAGTGCCAAGCTAAGTGGCCGCCTTGATTTCATGGAGAGTGGCAAGAGCAGTATCTGCAGAGGAAGCACAAGCAGTGATGTGAGTGACGAGAGTAGCTGCAGCAGCTTTAGTAGCACTGTCAACAAACCCCACAAGGCCAATGACTTAAGATGGGAAGCAATCCAGGCTGTTAGGGTTCGTGATGGGCTTTTAGGTCTTAGTCATTTCAGGCTCCTTAAGCGGTTAGGCTGCGGGGACATCGGGAGTGTTTATCTCTCTGAGCTGAGCGGGACTAAGTGTTACTTTGCTATGAAGGTTATGGACAAGACATCCCTTGCCAGTCGCAAGAAGCTTCTCCGAGCTCAGACTGAAAGAGAGATTCTCCAGTCTTTGGATCATCCATTTCTCCCTACCCTCTACACTCACTTTGAGACTGAGAAATTCTCATGCCTGGTGATGGAATTCTGTCCCGGAGGAGATTTGCATACTCTCAGGCAACGCCAGCCGGGGAAACATTTTTCTGAGCAAGCGGTAAA ATTTTACATAGCAGAGTCATTGTTAGCTTTGGAATACCTGCACATGCTTGGGATTGTGTATCGAGATCTTAAGCCTGAAAACGTTCTAGTTCGAGAAGACGGACATATAATGCTCTCTGATTTTGACCTTTCTCTCCGATGTCTTGTCAGCCCGACTCTAGTGAAATCTGCCGCCATCGAGTCAGATCCTTTACGGAAAAACGTTTACTGTGTGCAGCCCGCTTGCATTGAGCCCTCCTGCATTCAACCGTCTTGCACCGTCCCCACCACTTGCTTCTCCCCACGTTTGTTCTCAAGCAAATCTAAGAAGGACCGTAAACCCAAGAATGACACCGCAAATCAAGTTAGGCCATTGCCAGAGCTGGTAGCCGAGCCAACCGATGCACGTTCCATGTCATTTGTGGGCACACACGAGTACTTGGCCCCAGAGATCATCAAAGGCGAAGGGCATGGCAGTGCAGTGGATTGGTGGACTTTTGGGATATTCCTTTACGAGCTTCTCTTTGGGAGAACGCCCTTCAAGGGCTCAGGAAACCGACAAACACTGTTCAATGTGGTGGGTCAGCCTCTGCGGTTCCCAGAAACGCCTGTGGTGAGTTTTGCAGCGAGAGACCTCATCCGGGGCTTGCTCATGAAGGAGCCGCAGCAGCGGCTGGGGTTCAAACGGGGAGCCACTGAGGTTAAGCAGCACCCTTTCTTCGAAGGTGTGAACTGGGCTTTGATTCGGTGTGCGACTCCCCCGGAAATACCAAAGCCGGTTGAGCTGGAAAAAGGAGCTGTGAGTGTTGCAGAGGCACCATCAAGCCAGAAGACAGCAGCGGGTTTGGTTCTGAATGCTCAGAAAGGGTCTGATAACTATTtggaatttgatttcttctag
- the PGLP2 gene encoding 2-phosphoglycolate phosphatase 2 (2-phosphoglycolate phosphatase 2 (PGLP2); FUNCTIONS IN: protein serine/threonine kinase activity, phosphoglycolate phosphatase activity; INVOLVED IN: metabolic process; LOCATED IN: chloroplast; EXPRESSED IN: 26 plant structures; EXPRESSED DURING: 13 growth stages; CONTAINS InterPro DOMAIN/s: HAD-superfamily hydrolase, subfamily IIA (InterPro:IPR006357), 2-phosphoglycolate phosphatase, eukaryotic (InterPro:IPR006349); BEST Arabidopsis thaliana protein match is: 2-phosphoglycolate phosphatase 1 (TAIR:AT5G36700.4); Has 1807 Blast hits to 1807 proteins in 277 species: Archae - 0; Bacteria - 0; Metazoa - 736; Fungi - 347; Plants - 385; Viruses - 0; Other Eukaryotes - 339 (source: NCBI BLink).) yields MAPQLLSSSNFKSLFDSVDTFLFDCDGVIWKGETLIDGVSQTLDLIRSKGKNVVFVTNNSVKSRRQYAEKFRSLGVTSITQDEIFSSSFAAAMYLKVNNFPKDKKVYVIGGEGVLEELQIAGFTGLGGPEDGEKKAQWKSNSLFEHDKSVGAVVVGLDPNINYYKLQYGTLCVRENPGCLFIATNRDAVGHMTDLQEWPGAGCMVAAMCGSTEREPIVVGKPSTFMMDFLLQKFGTETSRMCMVGDRLDTDILFGQNAGCKTLLVLTGVTSESNLLDKGNKIEPDYYTSTVSDIIKLMESP; encoded by the exons ATGGCGCCTCAGCTTCTCTCCTCCAGTAacttcaaatctctctttgaCTCTGTCGATACGTTCCTCTTCGACTGCGATG GTGTTATATGGAAGGGTGAAACGCTCATCGATGGCGTCTCCCAAACTCTCGACCTTATCCGTTCTAAG GGTAAAAATGTTGTCTTTGTGACCAACAATTCCGTAAAATCGAGGAGGCAATACGCTGAAAAGTTCCGATCTTTGGGTGTCACTTCTATTACTCAG GATGAGATCTTCTCTTCGTCATTTGCGGCAGCTATGTATCTCAAAGTCAATAACTTTCCTAAGGACAAGAAG GTTTATGTGATTGGTGGAGAGGGTGTTCTTGAGGAGCTGCAGATTGCCGGTTTTACAGGTCTTGGTGGTCCT GAAGATGGTGAAAAGAAGGCACAATGGAAATCAAACTCTCTCTTTGAACATGATAAAAGT GTGGGAGCAGTTGTAGTTGGACTAGACCCCAACATTAACTACTATAAGCTTCA GTACGGGACTCTCTGTGTACGCGAGAATCCGGGATGTCTCTTCATTGCGACCAACCGTGATGCAGTAGGACATATGACGGATCTGCAAGAGTGGCCTG GTGCTGGGTGTATGGTTGCTGCCATGTGTGGATCGACTGAAAGAGAACCAATAGTTGTTGGGAAACCATCTACTTTCATGATGGACTTTCTGCTACAAAA ATTTGGGACGGAAACGTCAAGAATGTGCATGGTAGGTGATAGGCTAGATACTGATATCTTGTTTGGGCAGAATGCTGGCTGCAAAACTCTCCTCGTCCTAACAG GGGTGACAAGTGAATCTAATCTACTAGATAAGGGCAACAAGATAGAACCAGACTATTACACAAGCACAGTCTCTGATATCATAAAACTGATGGAGTCCCCCTAG
- a CDS encoding Adenine nucleotide alpha hydrolases-like superfamily protein (Adenine nucleotide alpha hydrolases-like superfamily protein; FUNCTIONS IN: molecular_function unknown; INVOLVED IN: response to stress; LOCATED IN: cellular_component unknown; EXPRESSED IN: root; CONTAINS InterPro DOMAIN/s: UspA (InterPro:IPR006016); BEST Arabidopsis thaliana protein match is: U-box domain-containing protein kinase family protein (TAIR:AT2G45910.1).) translates to MQRRSNEIEEEEEQEDGRRRLESVRESQLEGRSSGTVSMNGEDNVYVGVGKGDSSMEALRWAIDNLMTSSSTLLFLIHVFPETRFIPYPLGRITRERASQEQVESFMSQEREKRRTLLLKFLHACSASKEQVKVETILVESDSVAKAVQDLITILNIRKLVLGIDKSNARKASTMKGNSVPELIMRSSAADVCEVKVICQGKEINMEQTMMESSPAKSPIVQRQKKDQPVDPFACICFISKPKTNR, encoded by the exons atgCAACGGAGGAGCAATGAGatagaggaggaggaggaacaagAAGATGGAAGGAGAAGACTGGAGAGCGTGAGAGAGAGCCAGTTGGAAGGGAGAAGCAGCGGAACAGTGTCCATGAACGGAGAGGACAACGTCTATGTTGGGGTTGGGAAAGGAGACTCAAGTATGGAGGCATTGCGTTGGGCTATTGACAACCTAatgacttcttcttctactcttcTTTTCCTCATCCATGTCTTCCCTGAGACTCGCTTCATTCCTTACCCCT TGGGGAGGATAACGAGGGAGAGAGCAAGTCAAGAACAAGTAGAAAGCTTTATGTCTCAGGAaagggaaaagagaagaactCTGTTGCTCAAGTTCCTTCATGCCTGCTCTGCTTCTAAG GAACAGGTGAAGGTGGAGACAATACTGGTTGAGAGTGACTCGGTCGCTAAGGCTGTACAAGACCTCATTACCATTCTTAACATTAGGAAGCTTGTTCTTGGGATCGACAAGTCTAATGctag GAAAGCATCCACAATGAAAGGAAACAGTGTCCCTGAACTGATAATGAGGAGCTCCGCAGCAGACGTGTGTGAGGTTAAAGTCATATGCCAAGGGAAAGAGATAAATATGGAGCAGACGATGATGGAGAGCAGCCCAGCTAAGTCCCCAATAGTGCAGCGGCAAAAGAAAGATCAACCTGTTGACCCTTTTGCTTGCATTTGCTTTATCAGTAAGCCCAAAACTAACAGATAA